AATTTTATTCTGAATTTTTTGTACTGTTTTGTCAAGAAAATCAGTTACTGCAATTTTAAAATCATCTTACATGATTTTAATATCAAAAATGTATTTTTCAAAATCTAATATTTTTCTTTAAATCATTTGAGTATAGATGATTTAAGCGGATGACGATCCAAAGCCTGTTTTAGATGCTTTGTTTGTATATGTGTGTAGATTTGAGTAGTGCTAATATCAGCATGTCCAAGTAGTTCTTGAATTACCCTAAGATCTGCACCGCCTTCTAGCAAATGGCTTGCAAAACTGTGACGTAAAGTATGTGGAGAGATATTACTTGGGTCTAGCCCAGCCTTAATAGATGCTTGTTTTAACAGAATTGCAAAATTCTGCCTAGTCATATGACCACTAGTTGAAGAAGAACAAAATAAATAAATTTGACTTTTAGGGTGTTTTTTGCTTATAAATTTACTACGAATAGTTAAATAATCAGACAAACTCATGGTAGCCTGTTCATTGATTATCACCATTCTTTCTTTATTACCTTTACCGATTATTGAAAATATTTTTCTAATATTTTGGGACATTTGATTTACTAAAATATCAGTTAACCTTATACTGACAAGCTCAGAAACACGTAACCCACTTGCATATAATAAATGAATCATTGCTTTTAGACGTATGGAATCAGGATTTTTCTCTTGATCACAATAGAAAAGTAAATCTTTGATTTTATCAATTGATAATGTAGAAGGAAGTTTAGTTTGATATCTTGGTAGATCTACCATCAAAGCAGGATTATAATTGGTATGCTTTTCGCTAATTAAAAATTCATAATAGTTTTTTATAGTGGATATCTTCCGGTTAATTGATCTTGCCTGCAAGCCATTTCCCGCCAAATATTCTATCCAGTCTCTAATATTTTCAGCTTTAATATTCAGCTCTAACAATTTATTCTGTGATAAAAATTTCTGAAAATCTAACAGATCACCTTTGTAGCCAAGTACGGAATTATTAGCTACACCACGCTCCGCTATCATCATTTCTAGGAATTGTTCGATAAACTCTACCATATTACGTACAGTTTGTTTTAATGGAGGCCAGGGCCGGAATCGAACCGGCGCATTGAGGATTTGCAGTCCACGGCATTACCACTTTGCTACCTAGCCTAAAGGTTTTAGATCCTAACCAATATTAGAGCAAAAGGCAACTTATTTTTCTTTTGTTTTAGGCAGGGTAATTTAAAAATCACAATCAGTAGTTAATATATATAGTAAGCATTAGCTATCAACAATGTCATTCCCGCGAAGGCATTGCCCGCGTGGACCACTAGTATGTCATTCCCGCGTAGACGGGAATCCATAATATCTAATAGCCTTTGCAGGCTATTTTTTG
Above is a genomic segment from Candidatus Tisiphia endosymbiont of Nedyus quadrimaculatus containing:
- a CDS encoding site-specific tyrosine recombinase XerD, with protein sequence MVEFIEQFLEMMIAERGVANNSVLGYKGDLLDFQKFLSQNKLLELNIKAENIRDWIEYLAGNGLQARSINRKISTIKNYYEFLISEKHTNYNPALMVDLPRYQTKLPSTLSIDKIKDLLFYCDQEKNPDSIRLKAMIHLLYASGLRVSELVSIRLTDILVNQMSQNIRKIFSIIGKGNKERMVIINEQATMSLSDYLTIRSKFISKKHPKSQIYLFCSSSTSGHMTRQNFAILLKQASIKAGLDPSNISPHTLRHSFASHLLEGGADLRVIQELLGHADISTTQIYTHIQTKHLKQALDRHPLKSSILK